Proteins found in one Acipenser ruthenus chromosome 18, fAciRut3.2 maternal haplotype, whole genome shotgun sequence genomic segment:
- the LOC117406444 gene encoding protein amnionless-like isoform X1, whose amino-acid sequence MSVTFAIFFCLFSLSNALYKQWIPDTNFENVSNWDKGRVPCANDRVYFQHDQKASVYVQSTHSIVEMYLPMDGELILAFGAGFAGSEGGSDPGCEGGGDRITFQDPDRYQWYDPTLWRAASTPDDLENGRFQFSVHEESVPCEHDDVIFLPDSSFRVSTDSDVSRISLRSVSIMEKKFSREEEFARYLQSGSGKLQFHGSGTVEVTNRRCSESSGCDCGNTANHERICAALHQHSQCPDLECWSPLTPIGHCCGICGAVVSLEYSPDFNVESYRNRLLHLFLSLPSYRGVRMAMSKVSRPQSFSWLVPREADSEIQVVLQEEGSGSKAEALAWEIMKDIHSQGSSLGIVKGEVQTSTGSHASGQGGSVDGGMIAGAVIGVLLALVGLGSLVVLFTRGMIRVPNLSSLQFVKKDSDLDNLGDSIDKGFDNPMFDTSPHLPADLHGLYSGSEALKGISITNSGVHFVNPAYDETDFTA is encoded by the exons ATGAGCGTCACATTCGCGATATTCTTCTGCCTTTTCA gtCTTTCTAATGCTTTGTACAAGCAGTGGATTCCGGACACTAACTTTGAAAATGTATCAAACTGGGACAAGGGCAGAGTGCCCTGCGCTAACGACCGGGTCTATTTTCAACACGATCAG AAAGCCTCTGTTTATGTCCAGTCCACCCACTCCATCGTAGAAATG TATCTGCCGATGGATGGAGAGCTCATCTTGGCGTTCGGTGCTGGATTTGCAGGCAGTGAGGGCGGGAGTGACCCCGGGtgcgagggaggag GAGACAGAATCACCTTTCAGGACCCTGACAGGTACCAGTGGTACGACCCGACCCTGTGGAGAGCAGCCTCCACCCCTGATGACCTGGAGAATGGTAGATTCCAGTTTTCTGTGCACGAGGAGAGCGTCCCCTGCGAACACGACGATGTGATCTTCCTGCCCGACTCTTCGTTCCGGGTCAGCACAGACTCTGATGTGAGCCGCATTTCCCTGAGGTCTGTCTCCATCATGGAGAAG aagTTCTCCCGGGAGGAGGAGTTTGCCCGCTACCTGCAGTCCGGCTCGGGGAAGCTGCAGTTCCACGGCAGCGGCACAGTGGAGGTGACAAACCGCAGATGCAGCGAGAGCTCAGGGTGCGACTGCGGGAACACTGCG AACCACGAGCGGATCTGCGCTGCTCTGCACCAGCACTCCCAGTGTCCCGATCTAGAATGCTGGAGCCCCCTGACTCCTATTGGACACTGCTGTGGAATATGTG GTGCCGTCGTCTCCCTGGAGTATTCCCCGGATTTCAATGTGGAGTCCTACAGGAACCGGCTGCTTCATTTGTTTCTGAGCCTG CCGTCGTACAGAGGGGTGCGCATGGCCATGTCCAAGGTGTCCAGGCCCCAGTCCTTCTCATGGCTCGTCCCCCGGGAGGCTGACTCGGAGATCCAGGTGGTGCTGCAGGAGGAGGGGAGCGGCTCGAAGGCTGAAGCTCTAGCCTGGGAGATCATGAAGGACATTCACTCCCAAG GCAGCAGCTTGGGGATTGTGAAGGGGGAGGTCCAGACTTCCACGGGCAGCCACGCCAGTGGGCAGGGGGGCTCTGTGGATGGCGGGATGATTGCGGGCGCGGTGATCGGGGTCCTGCTGGCCCTGGTGGGGCTGGGGTCCCTGGTGGTCCTCTTCACTCGAGGGATGATCAG GGTCCCCAACCTGAGTTCCCTTCAGTTTGTGAAGAAGGACAGTGACCTCGATAACCTGGGAGACTCAATCGACAAGGGCTTCGATAACCCCATGTTTGACACGTCCCCCCACCTGCCCGCT GATCTCCACGGACTGTACTCTGGGTCCGAAGCTCTGAAGGGCATCTCTATCACTAACTCTGGCGTCCACTTTGT
- the LOC117406444 gene encoding protein amnionless-like isoform X2, with the protein MKTYLPMDGELILAFGAGFAGSEGGSDPGCEGGGDRITFQDPDRYQWYDPTLWRAASTPDDLENGRFQFSVHEESVPCEHDDVIFLPDSSFRVSTDSDVSRISLRSVSIMEKKFSREEEFARYLQSGSGKLQFHGSGTVEVTNRRCSESSGCDCGNTANHERICAALHQHSQCPDLECWSPLTPIGHCCGICGAVVSLEYSPDFNVESYRNRLLHLFLSLPSYRGVRMAMSKVSRPQSFSWLVPREADSEIQVVLQEEGSGSKAEALAWEIMKDIHSQGSSLGIVKGEVQTSTGSHASGQGGSVDGGMIAGAVIGVLLALVGLGSLVVLFTRGMIRVPNLSSLQFVKKDSDLDNLGDSIDKGFDNPMFDTSPHLPADLHGLYSGSEALKGISITNSGVHFVNPAYDETDFTA; encoded by the exons ATGAAAACC TATCTGCCGATGGATGGAGAGCTCATCTTGGCGTTCGGTGCTGGATTTGCAGGCAGTGAGGGCGGGAGTGACCCCGGGtgcgagggaggag GAGACAGAATCACCTTTCAGGACCCTGACAGGTACCAGTGGTACGACCCGACCCTGTGGAGAGCAGCCTCCACCCCTGATGACCTGGAGAATGGTAGATTCCAGTTTTCTGTGCACGAGGAGAGCGTCCCCTGCGAACACGACGATGTGATCTTCCTGCCCGACTCTTCGTTCCGGGTCAGCACAGACTCTGATGTGAGCCGCATTTCCCTGAGGTCTGTCTCCATCATGGAGAAG aagTTCTCCCGGGAGGAGGAGTTTGCCCGCTACCTGCAGTCCGGCTCGGGGAAGCTGCAGTTCCACGGCAGCGGCACAGTGGAGGTGACAAACCGCAGATGCAGCGAGAGCTCAGGGTGCGACTGCGGGAACACTGCG AACCACGAGCGGATCTGCGCTGCTCTGCACCAGCACTCCCAGTGTCCCGATCTAGAATGCTGGAGCCCCCTGACTCCTATTGGACACTGCTGTGGAATATGTG GTGCCGTCGTCTCCCTGGAGTATTCCCCGGATTTCAATGTGGAGTCCTACAGGAACCGGCTGCTTCATTTGTTTCTGAGCCTG CCGTCGTACAGAGGGGTGCGCATGGCCATGTCCAAGGTGTCCAGGCCCCAGTCCTTCTCATGGCTCGTCCCCCGGGAGGCTGACTCGGAGATCCAGGTGGTGCTGCAGGAGGAGGGGAGCGGCTCGAAGGCTGAAGCTCTAGCCTGGGAGATCATGAAGGACATTCACTCCCAAG GCAGCAGCTTGGGGATTGTGAAGGGGGAGGTCCAGACTTCCACGGGCAGCCACGCCAGTGGGCAGGGGGGCTCTGTGGATGGCGGGATGATTGCGGGCGCGGTGATCGGGGTCCTGCTGGCCCTGGTGGGGCTGGGGTCCCTGGTGGTCCTCTTCACTCGAGGGATGATCAG GGTCCCCAACCTGAGTTCCCTTCAGTTTGTGAAGAAGGACAGTGACCTCGATAACCTGGGAGACTCAATCGACAAGGGCTTCGATAACCCCATGTTTGACACGTCCCCCCACCTGCCCGCT GATCTCCACGGACTGTACTCTGGGTCCGAAGCTCTGAAGGGCATCTCTATCACTAACTCTGGCGTCCACTTTGT